From one Thalassoroseus pseudoceratinae genomic stretch:
- a CDS encoding Rho termination factor N-terminal domain-containing protein produces MPSAWSKKDERQYDHIKKGAQERGKSEDRAEEIAARTVNKTRRKEGRTPNKTSSGTGNPNSKLEERTKRELYNQAKDLDIPGRSQMNKNELISAIRHHR; encoded by the coding sequence ATGCCATCCGCCTGGTCGAAAAAAGACGAACGTCAATACGATCACATCAAGAAGGGCGCCCAAGAGCGTGGGAAATCCGAGGACCGTGCCGAGGAAATTGCCGCTCGCACCGTTAATAAGACGCGACGCAAAGAGGGGCGAACACCTAACAAGACGAGTTCTGGAACGGGGAATCCCAATTCCAAATTGGAAGAACGGACCAAACGCGAACTCTATAATCAGGCCAAAGACTTGGATATTCCCGGTCGTAGCCAGATGAACAAGAACGAGCTTATCAGTGCAATTCGACACCATCGCTGA
- a CDS encoding AAA family ATPase, with product MTPDTSSIRRLEENIASVLLGKPEPIRLTLVALFGGGHVLVEDAPGVGKTSLAKSVAKSLDCTFNRLQFTPDMLPSDILGSSIFMPNLGEFEFRKGPIFTNVLLADEINRTTPRTQSALLEAMSENQVSIEGQTWTLSKPFFVVATQNPFEFEGTYPLPENQLDRFMICTGIGYPERSTELEVLNSHRKGEAVDTLQPAMTGDELQRLQAKVREVRVDDAIGEYILDVVHATRDHDMLQLGVSTRGALTLYRAVQSLAMIEGRDFAIPDDVKTLAEPVLAHRVACGGIVRENQRERAGQIIRQILEETPIP from the coding sequence GTGACACCGGACACCAGCTCGATTCGCCGTCTCGAAGAAAACATCGCCAGCGTGTTGCTCGGCAAACCGGAACCGATTCGTCTAACACTCGTCGCTTTGTTCGGCGGTGGTCATGTCTTGGTGGAGGACGCACCCGGCGTGGGGAAAACGTCGTTGGCGAAATCGGTTGCCAAGAGTTTGGACTGCACATTCAACCGGCTGCAATTCACGCCGGATATGTTGCCGAGCGATATTCTCGGTTCCAGCATCTTCATGCCGAACTTGGGCGAATTTGAATTTCGCAAAGGCCCGATCTTCACGAACGTGTTGCTCGCGGACGAAATCAACCGCACCACGCCGCGAACGCAAAGTGCCCTGTTGGAAGCAATGAGCGAAAATCAGGTTTCGATCGAAGGCCAAACCTGGACGCTGAGCAAACCGTTCTTCGTAGTCGCCACACAGAACCCATTCGAATTCGAGGGCACGTATCCGCTGCCGGAAAACCAACTCGACCGCTTCATGATCTGCACCGGCATTGGTTATCCCGAACGATCGACAGAACTGGAAGTCCTCAACAGCCACCGGAAAGGTGAAGCCGTCGATACGTTGCAACCCGCAATGACCGGTGATGAACTTCAGCGACTCCAAGCCAAGGTCCGGGAGGTGCGAGTCGATGACGCCATCGGCGAATACATCCTCGACGTCGTCCACGCCACGCGGGATCACGACATGCTCCAACTTGGCGTGAGTACTCGTGGGGCACTCACGCTATATCGGGCGGTGCAAAGTCTCGCGATGATTGAAGGCCGCGACTTCGCCATCCCGGACGATGTCAAAACGCTCGCCGAACCGGTCCTCGCCCACCGCGTCGCCTGCGGCGGAATCGTCCGAGAAAACCAACGCGAACGAGCCGGGCAGATTATTCGGCAGATCCTCGAGGAGACGCCGATTCCGTGA
- a CDS encoding response regulator, with protein MSSLLLVEDSLTQATQIRLTLKKAGYDVYVAENGRLALDVLRTHEPDLVLTDLQMPEMDGLELVDAVRRDHPHLPVVLMTSHGSDDIAIQALRHGAASYLPKSRLDHSMIDTLEDILESMRVADTKDRVQRCLVARSLEFRMENDPTLITSVATHVEQELKNAEFGDDTVRMQIIVALRNALDHAMFFGNLALDPSTRLEGELIFREAAENQRAMPPFSDRSVWLTVRINDDEVRLVVQHEGEGTASIFLPESNGDADLEDPLQRSLILIQTFMDEISVDASGKELTLIRRRPQQEVDAEPLTSLMASADSMTSPAVFGNDREGDVLIVTVLQGFAGFADDRRTEDQERALSRINEEDLRHIVVDFSNVDAFGSAVLESLLKLWQAVKTKDGARFACTGLSEPGVQIIETARFDTVWQIHETREAAVAALIAETDA; from the coding sequence ATGTCATCTTTATTGCTTGTCGAAGACAGCCTCACCCAGGCCACGCAAATTCGACTGACGCTCAAAAAAGCCGGGTACGATGTGTACGTGGCCGAGAATGGTCGGCTGGCGTTGGACGTACTCCGCACACACGAACCTGATTTGGTGTTAACCGATCTGCAAATGCCGGAGATGGACGGTTTGGAACTCGTGGATGCCGTCCGCCGAGATCATCCGCATTTGCCGGTTGTGCTGATGACTTCACACGGCAGCGACGATATTGCCATCCAAGCACTCCGGCATGGAGCGGCTAGTTATCTGCCGAAGAGTCGGCTCGATCACAGCATGATCGACACGCTCGAAGACATCTTGGAATCCATGCGAGTTGCGGATACCAAAGACCGTGTGCAGCGTTGTCTTGTCGCACGATCGCTGGAATTCCGGATGGAAAACGATCCCACGTTAATTACTTCCGTCGCCACGCATGTGGAGCAGGAACTCAAAAACGCGGAGTTCGGGGATGATACAGTCCGCATGCAAATTATTGTCGCGTTGCGGAACGCCCTCGATCACGCCATGTTCTTCGGAAATTTGGCCCTCGACCCGAGCACGCGACTCGAAGGTGAGTTGATCTTCCGCGAGGCCGCTGAAAATCAACGGGCGATGCCACCATTCTCCGACCGTTCCGTCTGGCTGACGGTTCGTATCAATGACGACGAAGTCCGGCTGGTCGTGCAGCACGAAGGCGAAGGTACGGCGAGCATCTTCCTCCCGGAATCCAACGGCGATGCCGACTTGGAAGACCCGTTGCAGCGAAGTTTGATTCTGATTCAAACCTTCATGGACGAGATTTCGGTGGACGCATCCGGCAAAGAGTTAACGTTGATCCGGCGGCGACCGCAACAGGAAGTCGACGCCGAACCGCTGACGAGTCTGATGGCATCCGCAGATTCGATGACCTCACCGGCGGTGTTTGGCAACGATCGCGAAGGTGATGTCCTGATCGTGACGGTGCTGCAGGGATTCGCCGGTTTCGCGGACGATCGCCGCACCGAAGACCAGGAGCGGGCCCTCTCCCGCATCAACGAGGAAGACTTGCGACACATCGTTGTCGATTTTAGCAATGTCGATGCGTTCGGGTCCGCGGTGTTGGAAAGTCTGCTGAAACTCTGGCAGGCGGTCAAAACCAAAGACGGTGCCCGATTCGCATGCACTGGTCTGTCGGAACCGGGCGTGCAAATTATCGAAACTGCCCGCTTCGACACCGTTTGGCAAATCCACGAAACCCGTGAAGCCGCCGTCGCCGCATTGATTGCCGAGACTGATGCGTAG
- a CDS encoding class I SAM-dependent methyltransferase has translation MDPASSSPRTENTSAKRSPDSFSFFRGFLKEPRQVGSIIPSSPILERRLSTFARVPSARRIVELGPGTGGTTRALLRHMTEDAALMSIEANPLFIDRLQQIDDPRLAVQHGDALQVRELLNQAEWNNADLVISGIPFSTMDQETGRKLIADIHSLLSPNGAFVAYQIRDRVCNLAKGSFGRPDKCTVWRNIPPLRIFRWEKTAPVKHRER, from the coding sequence ATGGACCCGGCGTCTTCTTCCCCACGCACCGAAAACACCTCCGCAAAACGGTCCCCGGATTCCTTTAGTTTCTTTCGCGGATTCCTGAAAGAACCTCGGCAAGTGGGCTCGATCATCCCGAGTTCGCCGATTCTGGAACGTCGTCTGAGTACGTTCGCTCGTGTTCCATCGGCGCGGCGAATTGTGGAACTCGGGCCGGGAACTGGGGGAACCACGCGGGCATTGTTGCGTCATATGACCGAAGACGCAGCACTGATGAGCATTGAAGCGAATCCGTTGTTCATCGATCGGCTCCAACAGATTGATGATCCACGATTGGCCGTGCAGCACGGCGATGCATTGCAGGTGCGAGAGTTGTTGAACCAAGCCGAGTGGAATAACGCGGATTTGGTCATCTCCGGCATTCCATTCTCGACTATGGATCAAGAAACCGGCCGCAAGTTGATCGCGGATATTCACTCGCTGCTCAGCCCGAACGGCGCGTTCGTGGCGTACCAAATTCGCGATCGCGTGTGCAACTTGGCAAAAGGCTCGTTTGGCCGCCCCGACAAATGCACCGTCTGGCGAAATATCCCGCCGTTGCGAATTTTCCGCTGGGAAAAAACCGCGCCCGTCAAGCACAGGGAACGCTAG
- a CDS encoding phosphatase PAP2 family protein, protein MTDSYSAHRHSGNQPISFRQDLHDFLGRLGDDAVGMADWQNAALAGVATAGAIAIHQDWDDDVREYTAEHPKRWGHGSTVIGYFGHAEYHVPALLGLYGWSVKQQDPELHEYATTLISAYTLTSISVLSLKLITDTDRPSDEWNDGRYGFPSYHGASLFTLAAVTEEFHGFLPATPLYTLAGLVSWSRIDERDHDLSDVVFGAFLGWAVGKSVAATRLHGDGRIRLRPYFHPTEPAAGLAVQVPF, encoded by the coding sequence ATGACCGATTCGTATTCGGCACACAGGCATTCGGGGAATCAACCGATTTCTTTTCGGCAGGATCTGCATGATTTCCTAGGCCGATTGGGGGATGATGCCGTTGGCATGGCGGACTGGCAGAACGCGGCTTTAGCGGGAGTTGCGACCGCCGGTGCGATTGCGATTCATCAGGACTGGGACGACGACGTTCGCGAATACACAGCCGAACATCCGAAGCGGTGGGGGCACGGCAGTACCGTCATCGGTTACTTCGGACACGCCGAATACCACGTTCCTGCGTTGCTCGGTTTGTACGGTTGGAGCGTGAAGCAGCAAGACCCAGAGCTTCACGAGTACGCCACCACGCTCATCAGTGCCTACACGTTGACGAGCATCAGCGTTCTGAGTTTGAAACTCATCACGGACACCGATCGGCCGAGTGACGAATGGAACGACGGCCGTTACGGGTTCCCATCGTATCACGGGGCCAGCTTGTTCACGTTGGCAGCGGTCACAGAGGAGTTCCACGGCTTCTTGCCAGCGACTCCGTTATACACACTGGCCGGTCTGGTGAGTTGGAGCCGAATCGACGAGCGTGATCATGACCTGTCCGACGTGGTCTTCGGAGCATTTCTTGGCTGGGCAGTGGGCAAGAGTGTCGCAGCGACCCGCTTGCATGGCGACGGTCGCATTCGGTTGCGTCCGTATTTTCACCCCACGGAACCGGCGGCCGGCCTCGCCGTTCAAGTGCCGTTCTAG
- a CDS encoding peptide chain release factor 3 has protein sequence MNESSAPSSSMTRSQIAREAEIRRTFAIISHPDAGKTTLTEKLLLYAGCIDEAGAVRGRKNQRAATSDWLELEQQRGISVTSTLLAFPYRGFQINLLDTPGHEDFSEDTYRTLTAADGVVMVLDAVKGVEAQTIKLFKICADRKVPIMTFVNKMDRPGADPLKSLSDIEEVLEIDAIPLNWPIGTGREFCGVYDRTQQQVLKFQQVAHNATRVPVETATLENADSVLSDELAIGLQDEIELLDVAGTEFDEELFRQGEQTPVFFGSALNNFGVEPFLDAFLKMSPAPRPRESDIGEVPTDSDAFSGVVFKIQANLDPRHRDRVAFVRVNAGRFKRDMEVTLARTGEKVRIKRAHRVFGQDRETTDEAFPGDIVGMVNPGQFHLGDTLCEGEPLQYYGQWEFPPECFARIRCGDTGRRKQFQKGLTQLIEEGVVRVLTDSRTHANEPVLAAVGELQFDVVEFRLKSEYKTQTTLERLPHSGARWLDTDPDNVDSLNCPSGTRIMYDQLGCPMLLYNSDWELRFFQERNPNAALCESRPIRKRNS, from the coding sequence ATGAACGAATCCTCCGCACCGTCGTCGTCCATGACTCGCTCGCAGATTGCCCGCGAAGCCGAGATCCGTCGGACGTTCGCCATCATCTCCCACCCGGACGCCGGGAAAACCACGCTCACCGAGAAACTGCTGCTTTACGCCGGTTGCATCGACGAAGCCGGTGCGGTCCGCGGGCGGAAGAATCAACGGGCAGCCACATCGGACTGGCTGGAACTCGAGCAACAACGGGGGATTTCCGTCACGTCGACGTTGCTGGCGTTTCCGTATCGTGGGTTCCAGATCAACTTGCTCGATACACCCGGTCACGAGGATTTTAGCGAAGACACCTACCGCACGCTGACCGCCGCTGACGGTGTGGTCATGGTGCTTGATGCGGTCAAAGGCGTGGAAGCCCAAACGATCAAGCTGTTCAAGATTTGTGCCGATCGGAAGGTCCCGATTATGACCTTCGTCAACAAGATGGACCGCCCCGGTGCGGACCCGCTGAAATCGTTGAGTGACATCGAAGAAGTCCTGGAAATCGACGCGATTCCACTGAATTGGCCCATCGGCACGGGGCGGGAGTTCTGTGGCGTTTATGACCGGACACAACAGCAAGTTCTGAAGTTTCAACAGGTGGCGCACAATGCGACTCGTGTGCCTGTGGAGACCGCGACATTGGAGAACGCCGATTCCGTTCTTTCCGATGAGCTTGCGATCGGTCTGCAGGATGAAATCGAACTGCTCGATGTGGCAGGAACGGAATTCGACGAGGAACTGTTTCGACAGGGCGAGCAAACGCCGGTTTTCTTTGGAAGTGCGTTGAACAACTTCGGGGTGGAACCGTTTCTCGATGCGTTCTTGAAGATGAGCCCCGCACCGCGTCCACGGGAATCCGACATTGGCGAAGTGCCCACAGATAGCGACGCGTTTTCGGGTGTGGTGTTCAAGATTCAAGCGAACCTCGACCCGCGTCACCGCGACCGAGTGGCGTTTGTTCGGGTGAACGCCGGCCGATTCAAACGGGATATGGAAGTCACGTTGGCTCGCACGGGTGAGAAGGTCCGCATCAAACGGGCACACCGCGTGTTCGGTCAGGATCGCGAAACCACCGACGAGGCGTTTCCCGGCGACATTGTCGGCATGGTCAACCCCGGGCAATTCCACCTGGGTGACACGCTCTGCGAGGGCGAACCCTTGCAATATTACGGCCAATGGGAGTTCCCGCCGGAATGTTTTGCCCGCATCCGCTGTGGAGATACCGGCCGCCGCAAGCAATTCCAAAAGGGGTTGACGCAGTTGATCGAGGAAGGTGTCGTCCGCGTGCTGACCGACTCCCGCACCCACGCCAACGAACCGGTGTTGGCGGCCGTTGGGGAATTGCAATTCGATGTCGTAGAGTTCCGTCTCAAATCGGAATACAAGACGCAAACCACGCTGGAACGGTTACCGCACTCGGGAGCACGGTGGCTCGACACCGATCCAGACAACGTCGATTCGCTGAATTGCCCCTCGGGCACGCGGATCATGTACGATCAATTGGGCTGCCCGATGTTGCTTTACAATAGCGATTGGGAATTGCGATTTTTCCAAGAACGCAACCCCAATGCCGCCTTGTGCGAATCTCGACCGATCCGCAAACGGAACTCTTGA
- a CDS encoding carbohydrate kinase family protein, protein MSEPSWDCLCAGIVVADHVCAPIARMPHSGELVLTKRMELTVGGCAANVSVDLAKLGRRVAMSGFVGEDAFGSFVRQTMQSAGVNCDQLLTSTTRETSGTLVVNCEGEDRRFIHSIGSNAEFTGRDLTPERIASARVLYLGGYLLCEELAADHVAAAFRTARELGVTTILDVVVPAAGDYWSRVAAVLPFTDVFLPNTDEAKLITGLTDPTEQAQKFRDAGAKTVAITCGDTGAVLQSAAGNWRSGRFDVAVVDGTGSGDAFAAGFIHGLLADADPETCLQWGSALGASCVQAVGATTGVFSDGELRQFCAANQLAIEPV, encoded by the coding sequence ATGAGTGAACCGTCGTGGGATTGTTTGTGTGCTGGGATTGTGGTCGCCGATCATGTGTGTGCCCCGATCGCTCGGATGCCGCATTCCGGGGAACTCGTTCTGACGAAGCGGATGGAACTCACCGTGGGTGGGTGTGCGGCGAATGTGTCGGTCGATTTGGCGAAACTTGGGCGTCGTGTGGCGATGTCGGGCTTCGTCGGTGAGGACGCCTTTGGTTCATTCGTCCGCCAGACGATGCAATCCGCCGGTGTGAACTGCGACCAACTCCTGACCAGCACAACACGTGAGACCAGCGGGACCCTGGTCGTCAATTGTGAAGGCGAAGATCGGCGGTTCATCCATTCGATTGGTTCCAATGCCGAATTCACCGGACGAGATCTTACACCAGAGCGAATCGCATCCGCCCGCGTGCTGTATTTGGGCGGGTATTTGTTGTGCGAGGAGTTGGCAGCCGACCATGTGGCTGCGGCGTTTCGGACAGCTCGGGAACTTGGTGTGACGACGATTCTCGATGTCGTCGTGCCTGCCGCCGGCGATTACTGGTCCCGCGTGGCGGCGGTGTTGCCGTTCACCGATGTGTTCCTGCCCAACACGGATGAAGCCAAACTCATCACCGGTTTGACCGATCCCACCGAGCAAGCCCAAAAGTTCCGCGACGCGGGTGCGAAGACGGTCGCGATCACCTGTGGCGATACGGGAGCGGTGTTGCAGTCCGCCGCCGGTAATTGGCGGTCCGGGCGGTTCGATGTGGCGGTGGTCGATGGCACTGGCAGCGGTGACGCATTCGCCGCCGGTTTCATTCATGGCTTGCTCGCCGATGCCGATCCGGAAACATGTCTCCAATGGGGCAGTGCCCTCGGAGCCAGTTGCGTCCAAGCCGTCGGGGCTACGACGGGTGTGTTCTCGGATGGCGAACTTCGACAGTTCTGTGCGGCGAATCAACTGGCCATCGAACCGGTGTAG
- a CDS encoding Hpt domain-containing protein, which produces MTSVITILLPLILTIAISVIDWIMPSDVVGGTAYVLPVALSFAAGRRFSMLSAGVCTALIWLVPLLSGALGDRVVLANRLLAMFAVWIVAVMTTRVGRILQLSTEEVSPDETDEQPSSSPPSAASSKESDALAERLAETRQELEQVRRERDQSLRSTERSTLELDQIREELERASAELQQTRQTAGAAVRTQQEFLHQLSRQIEVPAETLVASLDDALATELSEAQRESLQTVSVSAGYLQDVLRNMLDLAKLEVGTLELQPEEFSLRDELESLFRNLATHPSHPASTRWLIDWPNSVPAAVVGDVDRLRRLFLDLIGPGVARNPGGAVVLTVETDAEQLGSRSPEPGEVLPFRFRLNDTHSDGYRPRPALAEKLSSHLGGDLKLNNGSDGSREFELTLQLPIGHSPPAETVSPDWVGTPVLIVDNNAAARRVLARMLQDCKLLPTTAAAGFEALETWRQAKREGREFSLVVVDADLDDVSATSLADRLRKDRGFSGHVVLLRNVQEAPTQSSEYLLKPFRRDEVHAMITAALKTVERPALQMESEFASPNRATTSVPGLRQPSVPLEKNTESLDSSRMSWPKSQRLDWAAALQEAGGSRERLQEAIDSFLEACPRHLHTLRMAIALEDSESIERTSQAIGHVARMVGGIEIAPLADQLEQKSRHGRLDEAPALWDALRSSFENLAEELNDFLMLEPTK; this is translated from the coding sequence ATGACGTCTGTGATCACCATTCTCTTACCCCTCATTCTCACTATCGCGATCAGCGTGATCGATTGGATCATGCCGAGCGATGTCGTCGGCGGTACGGCTTACGTGTTGCCGGTGGCGTTGTCATTCGCCGCTGGTCGTCGCTTCTCGATGCTGTCCGCTGGTGTGTGTACGGCTCTCATTTGGCTTGTCCCGCTGCTTTCCGGTGCGTTGGGTGATCGGGTCGTGCTGGCCAATCGGTTGCTCGCTATGTTCGCCGTTTGGATCGTCGCTGTGATGACCACCCGCGTCGGGCGAATCCTCCAACTGAGCACCGAAGAAGTCAGCCCGGACGAAACCGACGAACAACCGTCATCATCTCCGCCGTCCGCCGCATCGTCGAAAGAGTCCGATGCCCTCGCCGAACGGCTTGCGGAAACTCGGCAGGAACTCGAACAAGTCCGACGCGAACGTGATCAATCTCTTCGCAGCACCGAACGTTCCACGCTCGAACTCGATCAAATTCGCGAAGAACTCGAACGGGCCAGTGCCGAGTTGCAACAAACGCGGCAAACAGCCGGTGCGGCGGTCCGGACGCAACAAGAGTTTTTGCACCAGTTGTCTCGGCAAATCGAAGTTCCCGCCGAGACGCTTGTCGCTTCGTTGGACGACGCATTGGCAACGGAATTATCCGAAGCTCAACGGGAGTCCCTGCAAACCGTCTCGGTTTCCGCCGGGTATTTGCAAGACGTGCTCCGCAACATGCTGGATTTGGCCAAACTCGAAGTCGGCACGCTCGAACTTCAACCCGAAGAATTCTCGCTGCGAGACGAGTTGGAATCGCTGTTCCGCAATCTCGCCACACACCCCAGTCATCCAGCGTCGACACGGTGGCTCATTGACTGGCCGAACTCCGTACCGGCTGCGGTCGTGGGGGATGTGGACCGATTGCGGCGGTTGTTTCTCGATTTGATCGGGCCGGGAGTGGCCCGCAATCCCGGCGGTGCGGTCGTGCTGACGGTGGAGACCGATGCTGAGCAACTCGGATCTCGGTCCCCCGAACCCGGTGAAGTGCTTCCGTTTCGATTTCGACTCAACGACACTCACAGTGACGGCTACCGACCGCGTCCAGCGTTGGCGGAGAAATTGTCATCGCATCTCGGCGGTGATCTCAAGTTGAACAACGGCAGCGATGGTAGCCGGGAGTTTGAACTCACGTTGCAACTTCCGATCGGTCACAGTCCGCCGGCGGAAACAGTGTCGCCCGATTGGGTGGGCACGCCGGTGTTGATCGTCGATAACAACGCCGCCGCTCGACGCGTGCTCGCTCGAATGCTGCAAGACTGCAAACTTTTGCCAACCACGGCGGCGGCCGGTTTCGAGGCGTTGGAAACATGGCGGCAAGCCAAACGGGAGGGTCGGGAATTCTCGCTCGTTGTGGTCGACGCCGACCTGGACGATGTCAGTGCGACCTCGCTGGCGGATCGGCTTCGCAAGGATCGTGGTTTCTCCGGGCATGTGGTTTTGCTGCGGAATGTGCAGGAAGCTCCGACGCAAAGTTCGGAATACTTGCTCAAACCGTTCCGCCGCGATGAAGTCCACGCGATGATCACGGCCGCATTGAAAACCGTCGAGCGTCCCGCGTTGCAAATGGAATCGGAGTTTGCGAGTCCGAACCGTGCGACAACGTCCGTTCCTGGTCTTCGTCAACCCTCTGTTCCGTTGGAGAAAAACACGGAATCGCTCGATTCCTCCCGCATGAGTTGGCCGAAAAGTCAACGACTCGATTGGGCCGCCGCGTTGCAAGAAGCCGGTGGCAGCCGTGAGCGTCTGCAAGAAGCGATCGACTCCTTTTTGGAAGCCTGCCCCCGGCATTTGCACACCCTGCGAATGGCAATTGCGTTGGAAGATTCCGAGAGCATCGAACGAACTTCGCAGGCAATCGGTCATGTCGCTCGGATGGTGGGCGGCATCGAAATCGCACCGTTGGCCGACCAGCTCGAACAAAAATCCCGGCACGGCAGACTGGACGAAGCCCCCGCGCTATGGGACGCTTTACGTTCGAGCTTCGAGAATCTCGCCGAAGAACTCAACGACTTCTTGATGCTCGAACCGACGAAGTGA
- a CDS encoding reverse transcriptase family protein, with translation MFRWLLNFLGLAPNPRPTARQRTIADSWTAERTSAAPQSTPARSVSAQKKQTSASPEALNAAQFTPIGDRDLKEQAKNLGSAWSNPWFGRRDIIPPADDPRTQLIDRAMVTHGFLTREELADIHAVGEEMSEYRPDTVLVSHRANQLVAEATADREELKRQKKAEAEERKRQREEEIAERKRTDIVFLGRGVSKGLADRRANVEELQKNNLPVLATPGELAKAMEFPIPRLRWLAFHTVAAERVHYISFTVPKKSGGERVLSAPHRDMAAAQRWILENILEAVPVHEAAHGFVRKRSTVTNAEPHVGQEMLVGCDLEDFFPSITVFRVMGVFEQLGYSPAVATILALLCTECPRRKMIYAGQTFYAATGPRALPQGACTSPALSNLVCRRLDSRLTGLAKQFGANYTRYADDLTFSGSGDVANMAGWVIAKIRHVVADEGFTLNRKKTRVQRPNMRQTVTGVVVNERPGVPRKLVRRLRAILHNAQTTGLAAQNRENHPHFESWVEGMVSYIQMVNPSQGEPLRAALATIRN, from the coding sequence ATGTTTCGTTGGTTGTTGAACTTCTTGGGACTGGCTCCCAATCCCAGGCCGACCGCTCGGCAGCGGACGATCGCCGACAGTTGGACGGCCGAACGGACGTCGGCAGCACCTCAATCAACGCCTGCTCGGTCGGTCTCGGCCCAAAAGAAGCAAACGTCGGCCAGTCCCGAAGCTCTGAATGCCGCTCAGTTTACGCCAATTGGCGATCGCGACCTCAAAGAGCAGGCGAAGAATCTGGGATCCGCGTGGAGTAATCCATGGTTCGGGCGACGGGACATCATTCCGCCAGCGGATGATCCCCGGACACAACTCATCGATCGGGCGATGGTCACGCACGGTTTCCTCACCAGAGAGGAACTCGCCGACATTCACGCCGTTGGCGAGGAAATGAGCGAATACCGTCCGGATACCGTGCTCGTTTCGCACCGGGCGAATCAGTTGGTGGCCGAGGCGACGGCGGACCGCGAGGAACTCAAACGACAGAAGAAAGCCGAAGCCGAGGAAAGAAAACGCCAACGGGAAGAAGAAATCGCCGAACGGAAGCGGACGGATATCGTTTTTCTCGGGCGTGGTGTCTCCAAGGGTTTGGCCGATCGACGGGCGAACGTCGAGGAGTTGCAAAAGAATAATCTGCCGGTACTGGCGACGCCCGGCGAATTGGCGAAGGCGATGGAATTCCCCATTCCGCGTCTGCGTTGGTTGGCGTTTCATACCGTCGCGGCGGAGCGTGTGCATTACATTTCCTTTACCGTGCCGAAGAAAAGTGGCGGCGAACGGGTGTTGTCGGCTCCGCATCGGGACATGGCGGCGGCTCAGCGTTGGATTCTTGAAAACATTTTGGAAGCCGTCCCAGTTCACGAGGCGGCTCACGGATTCGTCCGGAAACGCAGCACCGTCACCAATGCCGAACCGCATGTCGGTCAAGAAATGCTCGTCGGATGTGACTTGGAAGACTTTTTTCCCTCGATTACCGTGTTCCGTGTGATGGGCGTGTTCGAGCAACTTGGCTACTCACCGGCAGTTGCGACGATTTTGGCTCTTCTTTGCACGGAGTGTCCACGTCGCAAGATGATTTACGCCGGTCAAACTTTTTATGCTGCGACCGGTCCGCGAGCGTTGCCGCAGGGAGCATGCACGAGCCCGGCTCTCAGCAATCTTGTCTGCCGCCGATTGGATTCCCGTCTGACCGGACTCGCCAAACAGTTCGGGGCAAACTACACCCGTTACGCGGACGATCTGACGTTCTCCGGTTCCGGAGATGTCGCGAATATGGCCGGTTGGGTGATTGCCAAGATTCGGCATGTCGTTGCTGACGAAGGGTTTACACTGAATCGGAAGAAAACCCGCGTGCAACGGCCGAACATGCGGCAGACCGTAACCGGTGTGGTCGTCAACGAGCGTCCCGGTGTGCCTCGGAAGCTGGTGCGACGGTTGCGAGCGATCTTGCACAATGCTCAAACGACGGGGCTTGCGGCTCAGAATCGGGAGAATCATCCGCATTTCGAGAGTTGGGTCGAAGGGATGGTCTCGTACATTCAGATGGTCAATCCCAGCCAAGGCGAACCGCTGCGAGCGGCACTTGCGACGATCAGGAATTGA
- a CDS encoding ArsR/SmtB family transcription factor, producing the protein MIAGVQHTPPFFKPGDFMTEDRLQSTTCAQKLKALGEPLRLRIVDCLRAGPMTVSEICEAIETEIVTVSHHLGVLRNASIVERTKNGRFAVYRLSEGTLELAENAKSNDFIDLGCCRIEIPK; encoded by the coding sequence ATGATCGCCGGAGTTCAACACACTCCCCCCTTCTTCAAGCCGGGCGATTTCATGACGGAAGATCGGCTGCAATCCACCACATGCGCCCAAAAGCTGAAAGCATTGGGAGAACCGTTGCGGCTACGGATTGTGGACTGTCTGCGTGCGGGCCCGATGACCGTCAGTGAAATTTGTGAGGCGATCGAGACGGAGATCGTCACCGTTTCACATCATTTGGGAGTGCTCCGCAACGCGAGTATCGTCGAGCGAACGAAGAACGGCCGATTCGCGGTCTACCGGTTGAGCGAAGGCACACTCGAACTCGCCGAGAATGCCAAATCGAACGATTTTATCGATCTCGGTTGTTGCCGCATCGAAATCCCGAAGTGA